The Microcoleus sp. AS-A8 genome has a window encoding:
- a CDS encoding serine/threonine-protein kinase: MVTLTLLHPQASTPLQQWNFQSQSTIRIGRSPDNDIILDDPLVSRHHLELRASSSASGNLWQLINQGTNGTFLNGVLVSRGLVPDEALIQLAREGPLLKFQREEPTVMGNGSIGSAHRPPTVEGHEQGFTPLKHDPLHPPPIEGCTHPGNPKTNLFCMHCGQPLVAIQRSIRQYQVLRTLGQGGMGTTYLAWDKQTSGYGRPSLLVLKEMNEDMAQITKAQELFEREARTLKTLAHPGIPKYYDFFVEEGKKYLAMELIHGQDLEQRVSRSGPVTPKQAIEWMIQTCDILNYIHSCQPPLIHRDIKPANLMVRHRDNQIVVLDFGAVKESGTAHRTRIGAEGYSSPEQDRGNPVTQSDLYAIGPTLIFLLTGEAPLKYYRKRGSGYGFDVSNVPTITPHLRHVIERVCEPKVRDRYQTAEELAQALADAQSS; this comes from the coding sequence ATGGTCACGCTGACCCTTTTACATCCCCAGGCATCCACCCCCCTGCAACAGTGGAATTTCCAGAGCCAATCCACCATTCGGATTGGTCGATCTCCTGATAATGACATTATTCTTGATGACCCCTTGGTTTCACGACATCACTTGGAACTCCGGGCAAGCTCTTCTGCATCGGGAAATTTGTGGCAGCTCATCAATCAGGGGACAAATGGTACCTTCCTCAACGGTGTACTGGTATCGCGGGGGTTGGTGCCCGATGAGGCGTTGATCCAACTGGCACGAGAAGGCCCTTTACTGAAATTCCAACGAGAGGAACCCACCGTAATGGGGAATGGGTCGATAGGTTCCGCGCATCGTCCGCCAACGGTCGAGGGTCATGAGCAAGGCTTTACCCCTTTGAAGCATGACCCTTTACACCCCCCTCCCATCGAAGGCTGTACCCACCCAGGCAACCCAAAGACCAACTTGTTCTGTATGCATTGCGGTCAACCCTTGGTTGCCATCCAGCGCAGCATTCGGCAGTATCAAGTCTTGCGGACATTGGGGCAAGGGGGAATGGGCACGACTTATCTGGCTTGGGATAAACAGACGAGTGGTTACGGACGTCCTAGCTTGCTTGTCCTCAAGGAAATGAATGAGGACATGGCTCAAATTACTAAAGCCCAAGAACTGTTTGAACGAGAGGCTCGTACCCTGAAGACGCTAGCGCATCCAGGGATTCCCAAGTATTACGACTTCTTTGTCGAAGAGGGTAAAAAATATCTGGCGATGGAGTTAATTCACGGTCAGGATTTGGAGCAACGCGTCTCGCGCTCAGGTCCTGTCACGCCGAAACAGGCCATCGAGTGGATGATTCAGACTTGTGACATCCTGAACTACATCCATTCCTGCCAACCCCCCCTGATCCACCGAGATATTAAACCGGCAAATCTAATGGTACGCCATCGGGATAATCAAATTGTTGTACTGGATTTTGGCGCAGTCAAAGAGAGTGGTACAGCTCACAGAACTCGCATAGGGGCTGAGGGCTACAGTTCTCCAGAACAAGACCGGGGAAATCCGGTCACGCAATCTGATCTTTATGCGATTGGTCCAACGTTAATTTTTCTGCTCACGGGTGAAGCCCCCCTAAAATATTACCGCAAGCGCGGCTCTGGATATGGGTTTGATGTGTCCAATGTTCCGACCATCACGCCCCATCTACGGCATGTGATTGAGCGAGTCTGTGAACCGAAAGTGCGCGATCGCTATCAAACCGCTGAAGAACTAGCTCAAGCTTTAGCAGATGCCCAGTCGAGCTGA